A portion of the Effusibacillus lacus genome contains these proteins:
- a CDS encoding EthD family reductase, whose amino-acid sequence MVKLVAIYRKPENVKEFDEHYHNVHAPLAAKMPGLVKLEVNKVYGTPMGESDLHLIAEMYFETKEALANALSSPEGRAAGKDLMGFAGKLVSMHFAEAL is encoded by the coding sequence TTGGTTAAGTTGGTGGCAATCTATCGGAAACCGGAAAATGTGAAAGAGTTTGATGAACATTACCACAATGTGCATGCTCCGCTTGCGGCAAAGATGCCGGGCCTTGTCAAGCTGGAAGTCAACAAAGTCTATGGAACTCCCATGGGAGAAAGCGATCTTCATTTGATTGCAGAAATGTACTTTGAAACCAAAGAAGCCCTGGCAAATGCGTTATCTTCTCCGGAAGGGCGGGCAGCCGGAAAAGATTTGATGGGATTTGCAGGGAAATTGGTGTCGATGCACTTTGCCGAAGCGTTGTAG